From the genome of Odocoileus virginianus isolate 20LAN1187 ecotype Illinois chromosome 16, Ovbor_1.2, whole genome shotgun sequence, one region includes:
- the FBXO33 gene encoding F-box only protein 33 → MLLFLSVPQPRPPGARTRAGAARVARWRRLRLQQLRRLRGLLRGLRGRPGIGSRRRGRMALCGQAAGAASLPSELIVHIFSFLSASDRLRASASCSHWRECLFYPALWPQLRICLRVSPAEQPRLEFLMRKCGWFVRELRVEFAAENYMSGGGGGPGDGGSADAGTGGEEVEALQLSTRWLEVLRTYLELVLCVLVSIRNNRNLQKFSLFGDISVLQQQGSLSNTYLSKVDPDGKKIKQIQQLFEEILSNSRQLKWLSCGFMLEIVTPTSLSSLSNSIANTMEHLSLLDNNISGNSTLITAAELERFVNLRSLALDFCDFTAEMARVLTDNNHVPLQRLSLLVHNVSVMHKSLDNMPNDEHWKALSRKSTSLRVYIMAFDIKSEDMLKILKPSIPLERIHFDSYITCVSGAIVDLISRQYDKFLTHFILMNDVIDTSGFPDLSDNRNEDPLVLLAWRCTKLSLLAIHGYTVWAHNLIAIARLRGSDLKVLEVTEESIDFDQGELADQDVDPVHNLIEQVSLGLGQPWHAVMDIESLSVFTEPNRHFYREMQSFSEDI, encoded by the exons ATGTTGTTGTTCTTGTCAGTGCCGCAGCCCCGACCACCGGGAGCCCGAACCCGAGCCGGGGCCGCCCGGGTGGCGCGGTGGCGGCGGCTGCGGCTGCAGCAGCTGCGACGGCTGCGGGGGCTGCTCCGGGGACTGCGGGGGCGGCCGGGGATCGGCAGCCGGCGGCGGGGCCGGATGGCTCTGTGCGGGCAGGCGGCAGGCGCCGCGTCCCTGCCCAGCGAGCTGATCGTGCACATCTTCTCCTTCCTGTCCGCGTCCGATCGGCTCCGGGCCTCGGCCTCCTGCTCGCACTGGCGCGAGTGCCTCTTCTACCCGGCGCTCTGGCCCCAGCTCCGCATCTGCCTCCGCGTCTCGCCCGCGGAGCAGCCACGGCTCGAATTCCTCATGCGCAAGTGCGGCTGGTTCGTGCGAGAGCTGCGTGTTGAATTCGCCGCGGAGAACTACATgagcggcggtggcggcggcccGGGCGATGGAGGCAGCGCCGACGCCGGGACTGGCGGGGAAGAAGTCGAAGCCCTGCAGCTCTCAACCCGTTGGCTGGAAGTGCTGCGCACCTACTTAGAGCTGGTCCTGTGCGTGCTAGTCAGCATCCGGAACAACAG GAACCTCCAGAAGTTTAGCCTTTTTGGAGACATAAGCGTTCTACAACAGCAAGGAAGTTTGTCAAATACATACCTCAGCAAGGTGGACCCTGAtggcaaaaaaattaaaca AATTCAGCAACTGTTTGAAGAAATACTGAGTAATAGTAGGCAACTGAAATGGCTGTCTTGTGGGTTTATGCTGGAAATAGTAACCCCAACATCACTGTCATCTCTCTCAAACTCTATTGCCAACACCATGGAGCACCTGAGTTTACTGGACAACAACATTTCTGGTAACAGCACCCTTATCACCGCAGCAGAACTGGAGCGATTCGTGAATCTGCGCTCACTTGCCCTGGATTTCTGTGACTTTACAGCTGAGATGGCTAGAGTCTTAACCGATAACAACCATGTGCCTTTGCAGCGACTTTCTCTCCTGGTTCACAATGTTTCCGTGATGCACAAGTCTCTGGACAACATGCCAAATGATGAGCATTGGAAAGCCTTGTCAAGAAAGAGCACCAGCCTTCGGGTCTATATTATGGCTTTTGATATCAAGAGTGAAGATATGTTAAAGATTCTGAAACCCAGTATACCACTAGAAAGGATTCATTTTGACAGCTATATCACTTGTGTTTCAGGAGCTATTGTTGATCTTATATCTAGGCAGTACGACAAGTTCCTCACTCATTTTATATTAATGAATGATGTGATTGACACATCTGGTTTTCCAGATCTTAGTGACAACCGAAATGAAGATCCGTTGGTTTTATTAGCATGGAGGTGCACAAAGCTCTCTCTTCTGGCAATTCATG gtTACACAGTGTGGGCACACAACCTCATAGCCATTGCGCGTCTTCGTGGCTCTGATCTAAAAGTACTTGAAGTCACCGAAGAAAGCATTGATTTTGACCAAGGAGAACTGGCCGACCAGGATGTGGATCCAGTGCATAATCTCATTGAGCAGGTATCCTTGGGCCTCGGTCAGCCTTGGCATGCAGTCATGGACATCGAATCACTCAGTGTCTTCACTGAACCAAATCGTCATTTTTACAGAGAGATGCAGAGCTTCAGCGAAgacatttag